The genomic DNA GGGCACCGCCACCATGATGGCCTCTAAGGCGATTAAGCCGGTATATCAGGTATTCAGCGATGCCGGTATCAAGTTCGACGAATCTCAGTTTGTGCCGACGGTTTCCGGTTACTACACCGATGCGAAAACCGGGCACCTGCTCTCCCAGCCGTTTAACAGCTCTACCCCGGTGCTGTACTACAACAAAGACGCCTTCAAGAAAGCCGGGTTAGACCCGGAGCAGCCGCCAAAAACCTGGCAGGATCTGGCCGAGTATACCGCGAAGCTAAAAGCGGCGGGTATGAAGTGCGGCTACGCCAGCGGCTGGCAGGGCTGGATCCAGATTGAAAACTTCAGCGCCTGGCACGGTCTGCCGGTCGCGACTAAAAACAACGGCTTCGACGGTACCGATGCGGTACTGGAGTTCAACAAGCCGGAGCAGGTCAAACACATTGCCTTGCTGGAAGCGCTGAATAAGAAGGGCGATTTCAGTTACTTTGGCCGTAAAGACGAATCGACCGAGAAGTTCTACAACGGCGATTGCGCTATCACCACCGCTTCTTCCGGCTCGTTGGCAGACATCCGTCATTACGCCAAATTCAACTACGGCGTGGGCATGATGCCGTACGACGCCGACGTGAAGGGCGCGCCGCAAAACGCCATCATTGGCGGGGCGAGCCTGTGGGTGATGCAGGGTAAAGACAAAGAAACCTACACCGGCGTGGCGAAGTTCCTTGAGTTCCTGGCGAAGCCGGAAAATGCCGCGGAATGGCATCAGAAAACCGGCTATCTGCCGATCACCACCGCGGCGTACGATTTAACGCGTCAGCAGGGCTTCTATGACAAGAATCCTGGCGCCGATATCGCCACGCGTCAGATGCTGAACAAGCCGCCGTTGCCGTTCACCAAAGGCCTGCGTCTGGGCAACATGCCGCAGATTCGCACCATCGTGGATGAAGAGCTGGAAAGCGTGTGGACCGGTAAGAAAACGCCTCAGCAGGCGCTGGACTCTGCGGTAGAGCGCGGGAATCAGCTGCTGCGCCGCTTCGAGCAATCGACCAAGTCTTAATGTGAAATGCCGGGTGGCGGCTTCGCCTTACCCGGCCTACGCGTTGATGTAGGCCGGATAAGCATCGCGCCATCCGGCACTGCTCAGGAATAAAACCTTCATGTCATCATCCCGTCCGGTGTTTAAATCCCGCTGGCTGCCCTACGCATTGGTCGCCCCGCAGCTGATTATCACCGTTATTTTCTTTATCTGGCCCGCCGGTGAAGCGCTGTGGTACTCGCTGCAAAACGTCGACCCGTTTGGCCTCTCCAGCCAGTTTGTCGGCCTGGATAACTTCGTCACGCTGTTCCACGATCCGTACTATCTCGACTCCTTCTGGACGACGATGAAGTTCAGCACCCTGGTCACCGTCAGCGGCCTGCTGGTGTCGCTGTTTTTCGCCGCGCTGGTGGATTACGTGGTGCGCGGCAGCCGTCTCTATCAGACGCTGATGCTGCTGCCTTACGCCGTCGCGCCTGCCGTGGCCGCCGTGCTGTGGATCTTCCTGTTCAACCCCGGTCGTGGCCTGATTACCCATTTCCTCGGCGAGTTCGGCTATGACTGGAACCATGCGCAAAACAGCGGTCAGGCTATGTTCTTGGTGGTTTTCGCCTCGGTGTGGAAGCAAATCAGCTACAACTTCCTGTTCTTCTTCGCCGCGCTGCAATCTATTCCGCGCTCCTTAGTGGAGGCCGCTGCCATCGACGGCGCGGGCCCGATTCGCCGCTTCTTCAAGCTGGCGCTGCCGCTGATTGCGCCGGTGAGTTTCTTCCTGCTGGTGGTGAACCTGGTGTACGCCTTCTTCGACACCTTCCCGGTGATTGATGCGGCTACCGCCGGCGGCCCGGTGCAGGCCACCACCACGCTGATTTACAAGATTTACCGCGAAGGGTTTGCCGGGCTGGACCTCTCAGCCTCTGCCGCCCAGTCGGTGGTGCTGATGTTCCTCGTCATCATCCTGACCGTGGTGCAGTTCCGCTACGTGGAAAGAAAGGTGCGCTACCAATGATTGAGAACCGTCGCGGGCTGACGATATTCAGCCACACCATGCTGATCCTCGGGATTATCGTGATTCTTTTCCCGCTGTACGTGGCGTTTACGGCGGCCACGCTGGATAACCAGGCCGTGTTTGAAACGCCGATGACGCTCATTCCTGGCACGCATCTGCTGGAAAATATGCAGGCGATTTGGGTCAACGGCGTGGGTGCCAACAGCGCGCCGTTCTGGCTGATGATGCTTAACAGCTTCATCATGGCGTTTGCCATTACCGTCGGCAAAATCGCGGTGTCGATGCTCTCCGCCTTCGCCATCGTCTGGTTCCGCTTTCCGCTGCGTAACCTGTTCTTCTGGATGATCTTTATCACGCTGATGTTACCGGTTGAGGTGCGTATTTTCCCGACGGTTGAAGTGATTGCCAACCTGAAGATGCTCGACAGCTACGCGGGGCTGACGCTGCCGCTGATGGCCTCGGCAACCGCAACTTTCCTGTTCCGTCAGTTCTTTATGACCTTGCCGGACGAGTTGATTGAGGCGGCGCGAATCGATGGCGCCTCGCCGATGCGTTTCTTTCGCGACATCGTGCTGCCGCTGTCGAAAACCAATCTGGCGGCGCTGTTCGTGATTACCTTTATTTACGGCTGGAACCAGTATCT from Klebsiella sp. WP3-W18-ESBL-02 includes the following:
- the ugpB gene encoding sn-glycerol-3-phosphate ABC transporter substrate-binding protein UgpB; this encodes MISLRHTALGLAMSLAFAGQAMAVTTIPFWHSMEGELGKEVDSLAQRFNAANPDYKITPVYKGNYEQSLSAGIAAFRTGNAPALLQVYEVGTATMMASKAIKPVYQVFSDAGIKFDESQFVPTVSGYYTDAKTGHLLSQPFNSSTPVLYYNKDAFKKAGLDPEQPPKTWQDLAEYTAKLKAAGMKCGYASGWQGWIQIENFSAWHGLPVATKNNGFDGTDAVLEFNKPEQVKHIALLEALNKKGDFSYFGRKDESTEKFYNGDCAITTASSGSLADIRHYAKFNYGVGMMPYDADVKGAPQNAIIGGASLWVMQGKDKETYTGVAKFLEFLAKPENAAEWHQKTGYLPITTAAYDLTRQQGFYDKNPGADIATRQMLNKPPLPFTKGLRLGNMPQIRTIVDEELESVWTGKKTPQQALDSAVERGNQLLRRFEQSTKS
- the ugpA gene encoding sn-glycerol-3-phosphate ABC transporter permease UgpA; its protein translation is MSSSRPVFKSRWLPYALVAPQLIITVIFFIWPAGEALWYSLQNVDPFGLSSQFVGLDNFVTLFHDPYYLDSFWTTMKFSTLVTVSGLLVSLFFAALVDYVVRGSRLYQTLMLLPYAVAPAVAAVLWIFLFNPGRGLITHFLGEFGYDWNHAQNSGQAMFLVVFASVWKQISYNFLFFFAALQSIPRSLVEAAAIDGAGPIRRFFKLALPLIAPVSFFLLVVNLVYAFFDTFPVIDAATAGGPVQATTTLIYKIYREGFAGLDLSASAAQSVVLMFLVIILTVVQFRYVERKVRYQ
- the ugpE gene encoding sn-glycerol-3-phosphate ABC transporter permease UgpE — encoded protein: MIENRRGLTIFSHTMLILGIIVILFPLYVAFTAATLDNQAVFETPMTLIPGTHLLENMQAIWVNGVGANSAPFWLMMLNSFIMAFAITVGKIAVSMLSAFAIVWFRFPLRNLFFWMIFITLMLPVEVRIFPTVEVIANLKMLDSYAGLTLPLMASATATFLFRQFFMTLPDELIEAARIDGASPMRFFRDIVLPLSKTNLAALFVITFIYGWNQYLWPLLIITDVNLGTAVAGIKGMIATGEGTTQWNQVMAAMLLTLIPPVVIVLAMQRAFVRGLVDSEK